In the genome of Arabidopsis thaliana chromosome 4, partial sequence, the window TTAATGAGAGCTTTTTCACTCTTGCTACACTCTCAACATAAAAGATTGATGACCATCTAATTCCCAGCACCTGTAACCCAAGATGAAACAAGCACTTATGGGAATTCTAGATGTAATGGAGAAACCATGACtaagaataaacaaaacacatcctctgtttttggtcACAAGTCCATTCAAGGTCATCCAAAATGTAGAGGAAAGAACTGCAAAGAATCTTGATAAAATATTTCCGAAGTGTGTATACCTTGAATAAAAAGGCGATCACACACAGAGGAATACAGGTCCCAGGACCATTGcaaagaatctgaaaaacTTCAACCAAATCTAATCAATAACCTGATTCAAATGGTTTAATAAAGAACCCTTGAAGAAAGTCTAAAAAGCATTCAGATAAAAATCATACCACTTGTGGTCTGATCCGGATCATTAGCCACAGAGCGTGAAGAATAGCAACAATGGTAGTCCAAACAGAAGTCACATAAGACTGACCAACTTCACGACTCCGGTAAATTTGCATGAACTGTGATGATGCTTCCTTAACAGCAGGCTATGCCACAGTCATACCAAGcaaaaaacacacaagaaatAAGTAATAAGCAATAGCAAAATTCAAAGAGGAGGGACAAAACTCAAACGAAATTGAATTTAAGGATTTTTAACTAAACCTTCTCAGCTAGAGAATCTTCAAAACTACGAGCTTTCTGGAGACTCATGTTATCTGTAGCAGCAGCAATGTAAAACCTTGGTGTAAATCTATCCTTCCGCAAAACAGAGAGGAGACTCAACATCTCTGCTGTGTGTCCCCCTGGTGATTAACAAAAACCCCACAATAACATATCATAATATGCAGCACATTACTTAGATCCAATTGAAGAAGACACTGCATTAACTCTTCTTACCAGAACCAAGAACAATAAGAGTAGTAAAAGACTGTGAAGCTCCTTTTGGAAGTGGTTTGCCACATCGGTATATAACATACAGTACACGAACCATTAGAAGAACGATCGccaaaataatcaataaaCCAATGCTGAATTTTGAGGCCATCCTTGAGTAAACACAGTTGCAACCTTCCTCCATGATCGTACTTCCTTTTGAGATCTAAAACGTCAAAATCCAAGCGTAATGGAGAAACAACTCAAAATCAGATCACAAACAAAACGAATCGTCAAAATCGAGCTCgaaattagacaaaaaaacgaaattgaaGATTCAACACGGCGATTATAAGGtgggaagaaacaaaataaaaaactcaCCGGCGACGGAGAATCCCGGCGGTGACGGGAACGTAAAGGATTAGAGAATTGAATTTTATTGGTTACGGTGTGTCTTCTTTTTACCACCGTTCGATTTGGATATTGCTTAGAATACACGTGGCGTAACCACGTGACTTTTATCTTTGGGTGGACCTGCAAACATGTAATTCCTTcccaattttttattttaaaatcttaaaaagatACTAAgaactgatgaagaagatattgtACACCAGTCGgtacttagaaaaaaaaaaatgagattttttcaCAAAACCTCCATTGAAGCAACTTTTGTAGCTTTCTTCGTTTAGGTATCTAATTAAACATGACGACGAAGCTATCGAGCTTCTGTTTCTTAACCCATGGATTAGCAGGAATCTCCTGCGAGAGAGAACATGGAAGTTCTCGTCGATTTTTCTATCTCCCTTCTCGTCGATTAGTTTCTACTTCGTGTAAGATGCGACAACAACGTGGTTTcgagtgagttttttttttttgtcgatttCTGTGTTGGGGTTTGAGAATTTATGTACCAATTCGATTGATTTATGTAACTTGGcatttttgaattttgcattataaagttttgtttttctcagcTTTAGAGTTATGGTGAATGCTCATAGATGTGAACGTGTTTATAATTATCTTGATTTAGATTCATTTGTATGAGTTTGGAGAGGACTATGAGAATTAAAACTCTGATTTTACTTAGTGATGAGATCAAAATGTtgcatttgatttttgatatgaatccaatttttgttaaagCTAGCCTCTTTGTAGCTTAAGTTCCTTTCATTTCCCATTTGATTTGCATTACACCAAgtcaaaaaaaatctgatatCTTGACTAATTTGCAGCTCTAGTAAAAGACAAGAGGTCAAGAAAGGCTCCCCTAAACCGATCCTATCTATAAATTCAGGTCTTCAGAGCAACAATGATGAGGAATCTGATCTGGAGAATGGTTCTGCGGACAGTGTCCCGAGTCTTAAGTCAGATGCTGAAAAGGGTAGTAGTATTCATGGCAGCATAGATATGAATCATGCTGATGAGAATCttgaaaagaaagatgataTACAAACAACTGAAGTTACTCGGCGCAAGAGTAAAACTGCAAAGAAGAAAGGGGAGAGTATTCATGCTACGATTGATATTGGACATGATGATGGGAAGAATTTAGATAATATTACTGTGCCTGAGGTTGCAAAAGCTTTGGTATGGATTTCTTTTTAGTGTTAATGGTATATCgtaactctcttcttctgaaaaAGGCCTTCTTTTGATCACTtattgtaaatcattttttcagtCCCTTAACAAAAGTGAAGGCGAGCAGATTTCAGATGGACAGTTTGGGGAACTAATGACAATGATAAGAAGTGCagaaaaaagtagaaattTTCTTATCTGTATTAGTTATGTTTGTTTCCTGATCTTGTGAAAGCCTTTGTTAATTCCTGATGTCTTATTGTGTCAGATATTCTTCGGCTTGATGAAGCACGGGCCACTGCTCTTGACGACCTTAACAAGATTCTTAGTGATAAGGAAGCGTTGCAGGGAGAAATCAATGTCTTGGAAATGAAATTGTCTGAGACTGATGAAAGGATTAAAACTGCTGCTCAAGAGAAAGCACATGTAGAGCTTCTGGAAGAACAGTTAGAGAAGCTTCGTCATGAAATGATCTCCCCTATAGAAAGTGATGGTTATGTTCTAGCTCTTAGCAAAGAGCTTGAAACATTGAAGCTGGAGAATCTATCTTTGAGAAACGATATAGAAATGCTTAAGTCAGAACTTGACAGTGTTAAAGATACCGGTGAACGTGTGGTTGTGTTGGAAAAGGAGTGCTCCGGTTTGGAATCTTCTGTAAAGGATTTGGAATCTAAGTTATCGGTTTCTCAGGAAGATGTCTCGCAGCTTTCTACTCTTAAAATCGAATGCACTGATCTATGGGCGAAGGTAGAGACTCTACAGCTGTTGTTAGATAGAGCTACCAAACAAGCAGAGCAAGCAGTTATAGTGTTACAACAGAACCAAGATCTAAGAAATAAGGTCGACAAAATTGAGGAATCACTTAAAGAAGCCAACGTTTATAAAGAATCTTCAGAGAAAATTCAACAGTACAATGAGCTAATGCAACATAAGGTGACATTACTTGAGGAGCGGCTCGAAAAGTCTGATGCAGAGATATTCTCATATGTTCAGTTATATCAAGAATCGATAAAAGAATTCCAGGAAACACTTGAAAGTTTGAAGgaagaaagcaagaaaaaatcaagagaTGAACCGGTTGATGATATGCCTTGGGATTATTGGAGTCGGTTACTTTTAACTGTTGATGGATGGCtgcttgaaaagaaaatagcaAGCAACGATGCTGACTTACTGAGAGACATGGTATGGAAGAAAGATCGAAGAATTCATGATACCTATATTGACGTCAAAGATAAGAATGAACGTGATGCCATCTCTGCATTTCTCAAGCTTGTCTCATCTCCAACAAGGTTATCATCGTCTATTGgaaatgcttttttttttttcagtttttaaagcttttgaaaaaagtaacctattttcttcatcttgtgTTGATTCTAGTTCAGGATTGTATGTCGTTCACATTGCAGCTGAGATGGCACCTGTAGCTAAGGTGTGTTCAGCTAAACCCTCAAAAATATCTCTTGCTTACATGTTAGATTTTCCGAAATAGAAGCATTGCATGGtaaattttcaactttatcCCCATTCCAAATTTCCTTCTGTAATTTCTGTAGGTGGGAGGTTTGGGAGATGTTGTGGCAGGTCTTGGTAAGGCATTGCAAAGAAAAGGTCATCTGGTGGAGATTATTCTTCCCAAATATGACTGTATGCAGTATGATCGCGTGCGTGACTTAAGGGTAATATTGTTGTCCAatatgatgaaaacaaaattataagcGGACTTTAACTTTTAACGTTTTAgttggtttgatttatttcACTGCAGGCTTTGGATACTGTTGTGGAGTCATATTTTGATGGGaagttatataaaaacaaaatctggaTTGGCACTGTTGAAGGTGAGgagactttttcttttctcgtgtttgtgtcttttggttttcaaaatgATTTGAAGTTTCTCTCTATTGACAGGTTTACCTGTACATTTCATTGAACCTCAACATCCAAGCAAATTCTTCTGGAGAGGACAGTTTTATGGAGAGCAAGATGATTTCAGACGCTTCTCGTATTTTAGCCGAGCTGCACTAGAGTTGCTTCTTCAGTCCGGCAAAAAACCCGACATCATACATTGTCATGACTGGCAAACAGCTTTTGTTGTACGGCTTGATCTTATTTTGAAGCAGTAACGTAATTCATTTTGTTTAGGATACATCTtgaagctttcttttttttttttttttataacaggCGCCGCTGTATTGGGATCTGTATGCTCCAAAGGGATTAGATTCTGCAAGAATATGCTTTACATGTCATAATTTTGAGTATCAAGGTACCGCGTCTGCTTCAGAATTGGGATCTTGCGGGCTTGATGTTAACCAGTTAAATAGACCAGACAGAATGCAGGATCACTCGTCTGGAGATAGAGTCAATCCTGTTAAGGTAAATAATGATCACAAAGCCAATATAAACCGTGAGAGAAATAAATTCGACATTTTACTCTtgttcatctctctttctccttttggTCCAGGGCGCTATAATTTTCTCAAACATTGTAACAACCGTGTCCCCTACTTATGCACAAGAAGTTCGAACAGCTGAGGTAGAAGAATTTCCTTTGGTAACTTTCCAATGTTAATTAAGTAAAGCTTTCTTACTAAAATGTCTTATGTATCTACAGGGAGGAAAAGGACTCCATTCAACACTCAATTTTCACTCCAAGAAATTCATTGGAATCCTCAACGGCATTGACACAGATTCATGGAATCCTGCCACCGACCCCTTCCTCAAGGCTCAGTTCAACGCTAAAGATCTacaagggaaagaagaaaacaaacacgCCCTTAGAAAGCAGCTTGGACTTTCTTCAGCGGAGTCAAGACGGCCTTTGGTAACTTAATGTTTCCGCGAATACTGCGAGAGTCTTGAGCATACAGATTCAGTTAATTTATTACacatttattttggtatagGTTGGTTGCATAACAAGATTAGTACCACAGAAAGGAGTTCATCTAATCAGACATGCCATATACAGAACATTAGAGTTAGGTGGACAATTTGTACTTCTTGGTTCTAGCCCGGTTCCACATATTCAGGTAACATCCCGGTCCCTTAGATGCTCTTGATTTCTTCTATTTAATCTCCAGTTTCGTGGTTTTGAGCTTTGAggcattttgtttttttgtagagGGAATTTGAAGGTATTGAACAACAGTTTAAAAGCCATGATCATGTCCGGTTGTTACTGAAGTACGATGAAGCTCTGTCTCATACGATTTACGCAGCCTCCGATTTGTTCATCATTCCGTCAATTTTTGAGCCTTGTGGACTTACACAGGTACCATACAAAACatgatctttttttgtgtgcaaaacATGATCTCTAGAAGGAAATCGAACCAGTGGTGTGACTAAATGTCTGCTAATATCATTGTCGGATTCTCTCTTTGCACAGATGATCGCTATGAGATATGGCTCCATTCCAATTGCGCGAAAAACTGGAGGCTTAAATGACaggtaaaaccaaaaacttaagAACTGATCTGATCTTCAGATGACATTGGTTTCAAAgatcatttcttttgtttcagtGTCTTCGacattgatgatgatacaaTACCAACACAGTTTCAAAATGGATTTACATTTCAAACCGCGGACGAACAGGTAATTTCACGATGCTCTCATCTTTATCAATCTTTGCTCATCATAGCTGAAAATAGGGATggaaatttatttagtttggttcagttttacATGTCCGTCTTTAGCTGAAAAAGGAAATGTGAAAAAACAGGGTTTCAATTATGCGTTGGAGCGAGCATTTAATCACtacaagaaagatgaagagaaatggATGAGACTTGTAGAGAAAGTGATGAGTATAGATTTCAGCTGGGGATCATCAGCTACACAATACGAAGAACTCTACACGAGATCAG includes:
- the SS4 gene encoding starch synthase 4 (starch synthase 4 (SS4); FUNCTIONS IN: transferase activity, transferring glycosyl groups; INVOLVED IN: starch metabolic process; LOCATED IN: chloroplast; EXPRESSED IN: 24 plant structures; EXPRESSED DURING: 13 growth stages; CONTAINS InterPro DOMAIN/s: Glycogen/starch synthases, ADP-glucose type (InterPro:IPR011835), Starch synthase, catalytic domain (InterPro:IPR013534), Glycosyl transferase, group 1 (InterPro:IPR001296); BEST Arabidopsis thaliana protein match is: starch synthase 3 (TAIR:AT1G11720.1); Has 55451 Blast hits to 38117 proteins in 4040 species: Archae - 1014; Bacteria - 10985; Metazoa - 22418; Fungi - 3875; Plants - 6050; Viruses - 242; Other Eukaryotes - 10867 (source: NCBI BLink).), with translation MTTKLSSFCFLTHGLAGISCEREHGSSRRFFYLPSRRLVSTSCKMRQQRGFDSSKRQEVKKGSPKPILSINSGLQSNNDEESDLENGSADSVPSLKSDAEKGSSIHGSIDMNHADENLEKKDDIQTTEVTRRKSKTAKKKGESIHATIDIGHDDGKNLDNITVPEVAKALSLNKSEGEQISDGQFGELMTMIRSAEKNILRLDEARATALDDLNKILSDKEALQGEINVLEMKLSETDERIKTAAQEKAHVELLEEQLEKLRHEMISPIESDGYVLALSKELETLKLENLSLRNDIEMLKSELDSVKDTGERVVVLEKECSGLESSVKDLESKLSVSQEDVSQLSTLKIECTDLWAKVETLQLLLDRATKQAEQAVIVLQQNQDLRNKVDKIEESLKEANVYKESSEKIQQYNELMQHKVTLLEERLEKSDAEIFSYVQLYQESIKEFQETLESLKEESKKKSRDEPVDDMPWDYWSRLLLTVDGWLLEKKIASNDADLLRDMVWKKDRRIHDTYIDVKDKNERDAISAFLKLVSSPTSSGLYVVHIAAEMAPVAKVGGLGDVVAGLGKALQRKGHLVEIILPKYDCMQYDRVRDLRALDTVVESYFDGKLYKNKIWIGTVEGLPVHFIEPQHPSKFFWRGQFYGEQDDFRRFSYFSRAALELLLQSGKKPDIIHCHDWQTAFVAPLYWDLYAPKGLDSARICFTCHNFEYQGTASASELGSCGLDVNQLNRPDRMQDHSSGDRVNPVKGAIIFSNIVTTVSPTYAQEVRTAEGGKGLHSTLNFHSKKFIGILNGIDTDSWNPATDPFLKAQFNAKDLQGKEENKHALRKQLGLSSAESRRPLVGCITRLVPQKGVHLIRHAIYRTLELGGQFVLLGSSPVPHIQREFEGIEQQFKSHDHVRLLLKYDEALSHTIYAASDLFIIPSIFEPCGLTQMIAMRYGSIPIARKTGGLNDSVFDIDDDTIPTQFQNGFTFQTADEQGFNYALERAFNHYKKDEEKWMRLVEKVMSIDFSWGSSATQYEELYTRSVSRARAVPNRT
- a CDS encoding UDP-N-acetylglucosamine transferase subunit ALG14-like protein, translated to MEEGCNCVYSRMASKFSIGLLIILAIVLLMVRVLYVIYRCGKPLPKGASQSFTTLIVLGSGGHTAEMLSLLSVLRKDRFTPRFYIAAATDNMSLQKARSFEDSLAEKPAVKEASSQFMQIYRSREVGQSYVTSVWTTIVAILHALWLMIRIRPQVILCNGPGTCIPLCVIAFLFKVYTLRKYFIKILCSSFLYILDDLEWTCDQKQRMCFVYS
- a CDS encoding UDP-N-acetylglucosamine transferase subunit ALG14-like protein, producing MEEGCNCVYSRMASKFSIGLLIILAIVLLMVRVLYVIYRCGKPLPKGASQSFTTLIVLGSGGHTAEMLSLLSVLRKDRFTPRFYIAAATDNMSLQKARSFEDSLAEKPAVKEASSQFMQIYRSREVGQSYVTSVWTTIVAILHALWLMIRIRPQVILCNGPGTCIPLCVIAFLFKVLGIRWSSIFYVESVARVKKLSLSGLLLYKLRIADQFFVQWPQLHKKYPRAHYVGCLM